Proteins co-encoded in one Salvia splendens isolate huo1 chromosome 4, SspV2, whole genome shotgun sequence genomic window:
- the LOC121800067 gene encoding potassium transporter 5-like has product MSSDGVSTHTDDTNLDDVVIPQENPQLNGRSLSWTKLRRVDSLDVESASLGHSAATAMGGGMGWAVVLQLAFQSIGVVYGDIGTSPLYVFASTFTDGIKHNDDIIGVLSLILYTLTLIPLIKYVFVVLRANDHGDGGTFALYSLICRYVKVSLIPSQEVEDRDVSTYQLELPSKSLQRASKIQAKLENSNFAKYALLFATMLGTSMVIGDGVLTPCISVLSAVGGLKEATSHMTEDRIVWTSVVILVTLFMVQRFGTDKVGYTFAPIIFLWFSFIAGVGLFNFIKYDTSVIKALNPIYIVDYFIRNKEQAWISLGGAVLSITGTEALFADVGHFSVRSIQISMCCVTYPALVLAYTGQASFLRKNNHLVANTFYESIPGKMYWPMFVVAVAASVIASQAMISATFSIIQQSLSLGCFPRVKIVHTSNKYPGQVYIPEVNYLLMFACICVTLGFRTTAKIGNAYGIAVVLVMALTSTFLVLVMIVIWKTNIVFIILYILIIGSVELLYMSSVLYKFDQGGYLPLAFAMILMTIMCTWNYVYRNKYYFELDHKISPEAMREIIGETSSPRLPGLAVFYSELVQGIPPIFKHYVGNVPALHSVLVFVSFKSLPISRVPEEERFLFRRVQPRELQVFRCVVRYGYKDVRNEEVPFERLLVERLKEFEESGGGEVGDLDRAWRSGVVHMVGEHEVAAAKGAALWKRVVIDYGYNFLKKNLRHSNRVFDIPHKRMLKVGMTYHL; this is encoded by the exons atgtctAGCGACGGTGTTTCGACACACACAGATGATACAAACCTTGACGACGTCGTAATACCCCAAGAAAATCCTCAACTCAACGGCAGAAGCCTCTCATGGACTAAGCTCCGGCGCGTGGACTCACTCGACGTAGAGTCCGCTAGCCTTGGCCACAGTGCCGCCACCGCCATG GGTGGCGGCATGGGGTGGGCGGTGGTGCTGCAGCTGGCGTTCCAGAGCATCGGGGTGGTGTACGGCGACATCGGGACATCCCCGTTGTACGTATTCGCTAGCACGTTCACGGATGGAATAAAACACAATGACGATATCATCGGAGTTTTGTCCTTGATTTTGTACACTTTAACGTTAATTCCCTTGATCAAGTATGTCTTCGTTGTCTTACGTGCCAACGACCATGGCGATG GGGGTACTTTTGCTCTATATTCTCTGATATGTCGATACGTAAAAGTGAGTTTAATTCCGAGCCAAGAAGTAGAAGATCGAGATGTGTCGACTTACCAACTGGAATTGCCTAGTAAAAGCTTGCAAAGAGCTTCAAAAATCCAAGCAAAGTTAGAGAATAGCAACTTTGCTAAGTATGCTTTGCTGTTTGCCACCATGCTTGGCACTTCCATGGTTATTGGTGATGGAGTTCTCACGCCATGCATCTCAG TATTGTCTGCTGTGGGCGGATTAAAAGAGGCTACATCTCATATGACAGAAG ATAGAATAGTGTGGACATCAGTGGTGATCCTAGTAACACTCTTCATGGTTCAAAGATTCGGAACTGATAAAGTTGGATACACTTTCGCTCCCATAATCTTCCTATGGTTCTCCTTCATCGCTGGAGTCGGCCTCTTCAACTTCATCAAATACGACACTTCTGTCATCAAAGCTCTAAACCCCATTTACATCGTCGATTACTTTATAAGGAACAAGGAGCAGGCTTGGATCTCCCTCGGCGGCGCTGTTCTTTCCATCACAGGAACTGAAGCCTTATTTGCTGATGTCGGACATTTCTCCGTCAGATCGATTCAGATAAGCATGTGCTGTGTCACTTACCCTGCTTTAGTCCTAGCTTACACCGGCCAAGCCTCGTTTCTTCGCAAGAACAACCACTTGGTTGCTAACACTTTCTACGAATCCATCCCAG GTAAGATGTACTGGCCGATGTTTGTGGTGGCGGTGGCAGCATCAGTCATAGCTAGCCAAGCTATGATCTCGGCCACATTCTCCATCATCCAacagtctctctctctcggatGCTTCCCGCGTGTCAAAATCGTCCACACCTCCAACAAATACCCCGGCCAAGTCTACATCCCCGAAGTCAATTATCTTCTCATGTTCGCTTGCATTTGTGTCACCCTTGGATTCCGGACTACTGCCAAGATCGGCAATGCCTATG GGATTGCGGTGGTGTTGGTGATGGCGCTCACATCGACATTCCTGGTGCTGGTGATGATCGTGATATGGAAGACCAACATAGTCTTCATAATCCTCTACATCCTGATAATCGGATCGGTGGAGCTGCTCTACATGAGCTCGGTCCTCTACAAGTTCGACCAAGGCGGCTACCTCCCCCTCGCATTCGCCATGATTCTGATGACCATCATGTGCACATGGAACTACGTCTACAGAAACAAGTACTACTTCGAACTCGATCACAAGATCTCACCAGAGGCCATGAGGGAGATCATTGGCGAGACGAGCTCCCCGCGTCTCCCCGGGCTGGCAGTGTTCTACTCGGAGCTGGTGCAGGGCATCCCGCCCATATTCAAGCACTACGTGGGCAACGTCCCGGCCCTGCACTCGGTcctcgtgttcgtgtcgttcaAGTCCCTGCCGATCAGCAGAGTGCCGGAGGAGGAGAGGTTCCTGTTCCGGAGGGTGCAGCCGAGGGAGCTTCAGGTGTTCAGATGCGTGGTGCGGTATGGTTACAAGGATGTGAGGAATGAGGAGGTGCCGTTCGAGCGCCTGTTGGTGGAGAGGCTCAAGGAGTTCGAGGAGAGTGGGGGAGGGGAGGTTGGGGATTTGGACAGAGCGTGGCGGAGCGGGGTGGTGCACATGGTGGGGGAGCATGAGGTGGCTGCGGCCAAAGGGGCGGCCCTTTGGAAGAGGGTGGTGATAGACTATGGGTACAACTTCTTGAAGAAGAACTTGAGGCACAGCAATAGGGTGTTTGATATTCCTCACAAGAGAATGCTTAAAGTTGGGATGACATACCATCTTTAA
- the LOC121798571 gene encoding pentatricopeptide repeat-containing protein At2g30780-like, which produces MKRAFKLAEFRTCLTTPRFILYHHERIAKPSAPIRFICQNTTQTPSSDGKEPGFGLLASLFQDKLICKRADVNWKNDLKETVAELRDEILAEKDVEKIEKILEEKGVALFRRYADGSAILELLNQLDRVPSVAMMVLEWRRKQLDYASPMTIEEYSKGIIIAGRMYNIDVAVELFKEAYSKQLKGTSLYNALMSAYMRSGQYVKCRSVFRELKRDSICYPSIITYNILISVFGRLMLVDKMEATFRELNDSNINPTVHTYKVLISGYITAWMWDEMEKTYLTMKDQFVTPDLDIHLLMLRGYALAGKLEKMEEIYKMVRDHVDANEIQLIRIMIHAYSRSSNADRVQRVEALLSKIPESGYRPWMNVLLICLYAKEDLLEQMEKSINEAFEHKIHVVAASVMRCIVSSYFRHNAVDKLDEFVQRAEIAGWRLCRSLYHCKMVMYASEMRLSEMERVLSEMDKVNIHLSKKTFWILYHAYERWGERRKLEQIIGVMCKNGYEIHGGPSVLLDYVE; this is translated from the exons ATGAAACGAGCATTCAAACTTGCCGAATTTCGGACTTGCTTGACTACACCTCGTTTCATTCTCTACCACCATGAGAGAATAGCTAAACCCTCTGCCCCAATTCGTTTTATTTGTCAAAATACAACTCAAACGCCTTCTAGTGATGGGAAAGAACCGGGTTTCGGGTTATTAGCGTCTTTGTTCCAAGATAAATTAATTTGTAAGCGTGCGGATGTGAATTGGAAAAATGACTTAAAAGAGACGGTTGCCGAATTGAGGGATGAGATTTTGGCCGAGAAAGATGTGGAGAAAATCGAGAAGATTCTAGAAGAAAAGGGTGTCGCCCTCTTTCGAAGGTACGCCGATGGGTCGGCGATCCTTGAGCTCTTGAACCAGCTAGACAGAGTTCCATCTGTGGCTATGatg GTTCTCGAGTGGAGGAGGAAACAACTTGATTATGCTTCTCCAATGACAATTGAGGAGTACTCAAAAGGTATCATCATAGCTGGTAGAATGTACAATATTGATGTTGCAGTTGAACTTTTTAAAGAGGCCTACAGTAAACAACTGAAGGGAACATCTTTATATAATGCTCTCATGAGTGCTTACATGAGATCGGGTCAGTATGTGAAGTGCCGGTCGGTGTTTCGTGAATTGAAGAGGGATTCCATCTGTTATCCGTCGATCATTACTTACAACATACTCATTTCAGTATTTGGCCGTCTGATGCTTGTCGACAAAATGGAAGCAACTTTTAGGGAGTTAAATGATTCAAACATCAACCCAACTGTCCATACATACAAGGTGTTAATTTCTGGTTATATTACTGCATGGATGTGGGATGAAATGGAAAAGACTTACTTGACTATGAAAGATCAGTTTGTCACACCTGACTTAGACATCCATCTGCTTATGCTTCGAGGGTATGCACTCGCTGGTAAGCTGGAAAAGATGGAGGAAATATATAAGATGGTGCGGGATCATGTTGATGCTAACGAAATACAGTTGATTAGAATCATGATTCATGCTTACAGTAGGAGCTCCAATGCTGATAGAGTTCAGAGGGTGGAGGCACTTCTCAGCAAAATTCCGGAAAGTGGCTATCGTCCGTGGATGAATGTGCTCTTAATTTGCTTATACGCAAAGGAGGACTTATTGGAGCAGATGGAAAAATCAATAAACGAGGCGTTTGAGCATAAAATCCATGTTGTAGCAGCGAGTGTGATGAGATGCATCGTTTCAAGTTACTTCAGGCACAATGCAGTGGACAAACTGGATGAGTTTGTGCAGCGTGCTGAGATTGCAGGCTGGAGGCTCTGTAGGTCACTCTACCACTGCAAAATGGTAATGTACGCTTCGGAGATGCGCCTTTCTGAGATGGAGAGGGTTCTTTCTGAAATGGATAAAGTAAATATACACTTGTCGAAGAAAACGTTCTGGATACTATATCATGCCTATGAAAGATGGGGTGAGCGAAGAAAGCTCGAGCAGATTATCGGAGTAATGTGTAAAAATGGATACGAAATACATGGTGGTCCATCAGTTTTACTGGATTATGTCGAATAG
- the LOC121798573 gene encoding LOW QUALITY PROTEIN: gibberellin receptor GID1C-like (The sequence of the model RefSeq protein was modified relative to this genomic sequence to represent the inferred CDS: deleted 1 base in 1 codon): MAGSNEVNVSESKRVVPLHTWILISNFKLAYNMLRRPDGTFNRDLNEFLDRKVTANSVPVDGVYSFDTLDRPTGLLNRVYLPARDNEPQLGIAEVEKPLSASEVVPVILFFHGGSFVHSSANSAIYDIFCRRLVQTCKAAVVSVNYRRSPEHRYPCAYDDGWTALKWVNSRAWLRSGKENDLKVHIYLAGDSSGGNIAHHVAVRAANENVEVLGNILLHPLFGGEERTESEKRLDGKYFVRIQDRDWYWRAYLPEGEDRDHPACNVFGPRSQTLEGLKFPKSLVVVAGLDLVQDWQIGYVEGLKKYGHEVKLLYLEKATIGFYFLPNNEHFESLMDEMKSFINPNCLYITPHHRQPYMTEA, translated from the exons ATGGCGGGCAGTAATGAAGTAAATGTCAGTGAATCGAAG AGAGTGGTTCCCCTGCATACATGGATCCTCATATCCAACTTCAAACTTGCATATAACATGCTCAGGCGGCCTGATGGCACGTTCAACCGTGATTTGAACGAGTTTCTTGACCGGAAAGTGACTGCTAATTCTGTCCCTGTTGATGGGGTGTACTCATTCGACACTTTGGATCGTCCTACTGGCCTGCTCAACCGTGTTTATCTCCCTGCCCGTGACAACGAGCCTCAGTTGGGGATTGCAGAAGTGGAGAAGCCCTTGAGTGCCTCTGAAGTTGTACCTGTAATCCTATTTTTCCATGGTGGGAGCTTTGTCCATTCATCGGCCAACAGCGCTATCTATGACATATTCTGCCGCCGCCTTGTGCAAACCTGCAAGGCTGCAGTGGTATCTGTGAACTACCGGAGATCACCTGAGCATCGGTATCCCTGTGCTTATGATGATGGATGGACGGCTCTTAAATGGGTTAACTCGAGAGCGTGGCTTCGTAGTGGGAAGGAGAATGATCTCAAAGTTCATATATACCTAGCTGGAGATAGTTCTGGTGGCAATATCGCTCATCATGTTGCAGTGAGAGCTGCTAACGAGAACGTGGAGGTATTGGGAAACATTCTTCTCCATCCCTTGTTTGGAGGGGAGGAGAGGACCGAATCTGAGAAACGGTTGGATGGGAAATACTTTGTGAGGATTCAAGACAGAGATTGGTATTGGAGAGCCTATCTACCAGAAGGCGAAGATAGGGACCATCCCGCGTGCAATGTGTTTGGTCCTAGAAGTCAAACCCTTGAAGGCCTAAAGTTTCCAAAGAGTCTGGTTGTTGTGGCTGGATTGGATCTTGTTCAAGATTGGCAAATAGGTTATGTTGAAGGGCTCAAAAAATATGGTCATGAGGTGAAGCTCCTCTACCTTGAAAAGGCTACAATAGGGTTCTACTTCTTGCCAAACAACGAGCATTTCGAGTCCTTAATGGATGAGATGAAGAGCTTCATC AATCCTAATTGTTTATACATAACTCCCCATCACAGGCAGCCATACATGACAGAAGCTTGA